One window of the Suricata suricatta isolate VVHF042 chromosome 7, meerkat_22Aug2017_6uvM2_HiC, whole genome shotgun sequence genome contains the following:
- the GTF2H4 gene encoding general transcription factor IIH subunit 4: MESIPSRGGLNRVHLQCRNLQEFLGGLSPGVLDRLYGHPATCLAVFRELPSLAKNWVMRMLFLEQPLPQAAVALWVKKEFSKAQEESTGLLSGLRIWHTQLLPGGLQGLILNPIFRQNLRIALLGGGKAWSDDTSQLGPDKHARDVPSLDKYAEERWEVVLHFMVGSPSAAVSQDLAQLLSQAGLMKSTEPGEPPCITSAGFQFLLLDTPAQLWYFMLQYLQTAQSRGMDLVEILSFLFQLSFSTLGKDYSVEGMSDSLLNFLQHLREFGLVFQRKRKSRRYYPTRLAINLSSGVSGAGGTAHQPGFIVVETNYRLYAYTESELQIALIALFSEMLYRFPNMVVAQVTRESVQQAIASGITAQQIIHFLRTRAHPVMLKQTPVLPPTITDQIRLWELERDRLRFTEGVLYNQFLSQVDFELLLAHARELGVLVFENSAKRLMVVTPAGHSDVKRFWKRQKHSS, translated from the exons ATGGAGAGCATCCCCTCAAGGGGCGGACTGAACCGAGTCCACCTACAGTGCAGGAATCTGCAGGAATTCCTAGGGGGCTTGAGCCCTGGTGTATTGGACCGATTGTATGGGCACCCTGCCACCTGTCTGGCTGTGTTTAG GGAGCTCCCATCTTTGGCTAAGAACTGGGTGATGCGGATGCTCTTTCTGGAGCAGCCTTTGCCACAAGCCGCTGTAGCCCTGTGGGTGAAGAAGGAATTCAGCAA aGCTCAAGAGGAAAGTACAGGGCTGCTGAGTGGCCTTCGTATCTGGCACACCCAGCTGCTCCCTGGTGGTCTTCAGGGCCTCATCCTCAACCCCATCTTCCGCCAGAACCTCCGCATTGCCCTTCTGGGTGG GGGTAAGGCCTGGTCTGATGACACAAGTCAACTAGGTCCAGACAAGCATGCCCGGGATGTTCCCTCACTTGACAAGTATGCCGAGGAGCGATGGGAG GTGGTCCTGCACTTCATGGTGGGCTCCCCCAGTGCAGCCGTCAGCCAGGATTTGGCTCAGCTTCTCAGCCAGGCTGGGCTCATGAAGAG CACTGAACCTGGAGAGCCACCCTGCATTACATCGGCTGGTTTCCAGTTCCTCTTGCTGGACACCCCTGCCCAGCTCTGGTACTTTATGTTGCAGTATTTGCAGACAGCCCAG AGTCGGGGCATGGACCTAGTGgagattctttccttcctcttccagctCAGCTTCTCTACTCTGGGCAAG GATTACTCTGTGGAAGGTATGAGTGACTCTTTGTTGAATTTTCTGCAACATCTGCGTGAGTTTGGGCTTGTTTTCCAGAGGAAG AGGAAATCTCGGCGTTACTACCCCACACGACTGGCCATCAATCTCTCGTCAGGTGTTTCTGGAGCTGGGGGTACCGCCCATCAGCCAGGCTTCATTGTTGTGGAAACTAATTACCGACTGTATGCTTACACAG AGTCAGAGCTGCAGATTGCCCTGATTGCCCTCTTCTCAGAGATGCTCTATCGCTTCCCCAACATGGTGGTGGCACAGGTGACCCGGGAGAGCGTGCAGCAGGCCATCGCCAGTGGCATCACAGCCCAACAG ATCATCCATTTCCTAAGGACAAGGGCCCACCCAGTGATGCTCAAACAG ACACCTGTGCTGCCACCCACCATCACAGACCAGATTCGGCTGTGGGAGCTAGAAAGGGACAGACTCCGGTTCACTGAGG GTGTGCTGTACAATCAGTTTTTGTCGCAAGTGGACTTTGAGCTGCTGCTGGCCCACGCTCGGGAGCTGGGCGTTCTGGTGTTCGAGAACTCTGCCAAGCGGCTAATGGTGGTGACCCCGGCCGGGCACAGCGATGTCAAGCGCTTCTGGAAGCGGCAGAAGCACAGCTCCTGA